In the genome of Raphanus sativus cultivar WK10039 chromosome 9, ASM80110v3, whole genome shotgun sequence, the window CATATCATATTGGCAAgttcattttccttttttttttttctgtttgataAGCTTTAGCCTCTAGGGAGAATGTTGTTTGTTCTTCAATGAAACAAAAAAGTACTACGAACCTTTTGGTATATGCAAAtctttaattaaattttctCTCAAGTatgaaaatacattttaaatgtAAGGAGAAATATAGGAAGTATGCTAATTGCAGAACCCATTTGTTCTTTTACAGTATGAGCTTGATTGGTAGAACATTATCtttattatccaatcaacaatttctaggaaaacatttaaaatagcaTTTAGAAGATGCAGATGCTATTTATTCAATGCTTTCATTTCAGGTTGatcatttacatttaaaatatataattttttaaaaaaaaaattaattacaattaattattttaaataatatcacaaaataatattaggATACAAaatagaattattattttttaaaataaaacaaattaatatatatatatatttaaaacaataatattttatataaaatataaattaagtatatatatataattaagtacagttataattatgaaaagtacaaaaattaatttaaatatgtattatttagaaataaagaaattatatatcatatactaatttttataatagttttacatATGAATCATGTACTGCTCTTTCTACCAATCACTTTATTATATAGATTTATAAGAGTACAAGTTTAAATAATGTTgggtttataatattttattaatttacaaaaaactccctttcttagatttttgaatatttttatttataaaataaaaaatgattttactgtatatttttaattaaattttagaaatttgaatttcatattttattaaactatttgatatatatttttgtgttttatagaatttaaatgtggttttagatataattttactaaatgttatcaaaatatattgaattgttaagaaaaaatagagataatttcataatgaatatgaaaccaacaatataatatttagtttatacttacataaaatgtatatctagatatattattaatttatgattttaaagggatcatatatatatataggattttctaaaaaaatattatcttattattttatcgatttttatcatattttgaatcGGCCGAACtcagaaacaattttttttattaatttataaattttctactGTGTATTAATTATGCAGCATACAACTCATAACATATTGTTACTAATTTGTGATCAGCTGAACCAAATCTCTTATAAAATGTCATGTATTGTTCTATATCAAGATGTGTATTCATATTAGTTTTTAGTAACacatatacattaaataaaaactatcaAATGCAAGCAAGTGGATGGATTACAAGGCTTCAGATTACCAAAAATTTACTTAAATATATGCAATAAACTATACtgaaataaatttaacataataaGTGACAAAATAGTTAAGGAGTGTCAAAGGCTGAGTGACAAAGCTATATTGGTAAGACTATTTTGTCACTTATTATGTTAAGTGACAAAATAATCTTACcaatatatctataaaatagtTAAGGGCACTTCTTAATACCAATATAGCTAATAATCTATAAGTGACTAATGGACACTTATTAATAAGACACCGAAAGTATAAGAAGAcatgaaaaaataaagagaaatatTAGATAGAAAACATCAAAcgataaataataaacaaacataacacatatacaaaaattaaaattaaaatatataaactatgcATAGCGCGTAGAAACCCATTGCTGTCAAAATCGTCTTATTTATTTGGTGATCCGCTCGAGAAAATATTGTTCTCACTTGTAGAGTCAGCTGTTTTTGGAGTTACAGTTGGAGCTTCTTCTCCAGATTGTAAAGTGGTTACCTCACTTTGACTACACTCACCATTCATTCCCGTCCTTGCCGCCGGTAAAGTAACAACATTACTAACTTCATCATCAGGTTCATACACCAAACCGAACCCACACTTCACAACTTCACATTGTGGAATCTCTTCACCAGCCCCATCAGTCACTTTGAATCTAAGGACAGCTCTAGTAGGAACACATCCTTTCTTGAACTCTACTTCTTGATGTTTCTTGATGTTTGACCAACTTATATAGCTGATAAAGACGTGGTCCGACTCGATCGTACGCAGCTCATTTTCAACAGGAACACTAAACCGGCTACATGGTGCATCTAAGTCTTCAAACTCACAGGTACATTTAGCCAGGATGCGGCTGCTCTGATCTCCGCAGTCACGAAACGAGACAATGGCACATAGATATATTCCTAGAAACTTGTTGTCGCACCAATGTGGAGGCAGCTTTGGTTCTAACACTGAACCATATGCTTGGTGACTGATCCATGCAGGTACTTCGTATCCAGGATAGCAAGTCGAGATAAAATTCTGTCaggagaaaaaaaataacaaataaaaataatatatatctgAAAACCAAAAGATTTTaagactacaaaaaaaaagaaaaaaaaagaagaatagaCTACCCCATTGCGGTGATCATCTGATGAGACTAGCTGGCATTTTCTCCGAACATGGGATGCAATTTCATTCTTTGCAGCCTCATTGAGTTTACAACAGTTAGTGAAGGTGAAAGTGTTGTGAATCTCTTCTGTTGGCATAATAATAAAGGCTAGAGGACTCGAGACTGTTTGCAGGGAGATACATCCATGTGCATCTAACCACTGGAGATTTGGTGGAAGCGTCGAAAGAGACCTGAGTTTCTCACAAGACTTCAAGTCCAGCCATTTGAGATGATACATTAGACTGATGTCAGATCCTAAGCTGCTGATCACACCATTTCCGCTAAAAGATAGATGCCGCAGAAACAATAGGCTGTTAATACCGGGAAGTATCTTTGGCACCTCTAAGATCGAAGTCCGGTCAAGTAGTAAAACCCGGAAATTTTCCATGTTGTCTTGAATATTTGGAAAAGTATTGAGATTTGAACAGCCAGAGAGAATCAGTTCTTCAAGAGCTTTAAGCTTTTCTATACACTCTGGAAGACTCCTCAGCCTTTGACACTCCTTCAGATTCAATAAGATAAGTCTCTGAAGCTTCACAATGTCTGAAGGGAGATCCTCTATTGCAGTTCCATCTAAGTAGAGAGATtctatattttctgaaattagCTGAAATTCATGAAGCCTCGTACAGCCGCTGAGGATAAGAGTTTTCAGTGAAGTCAGATTTATCTGGGGTAGATGCAAGAGACTTGTGCATCCTCTCAAGTTCAAGAAAATAAGACTTTCCATTGTTTGCATCTCTTCAGATAAACTTTCTAGTCTTGTGCAACCTTCAAGATTCAGTCTCAAAAGATTTTGGGCCTTTGAGAACCCTGACAATTTCTGCAGCATTCTCGAGTTGTTGAGGTCCACCCACTTCAGTTTCGGTGTATCCTGTTAAAACCACATAGAATTACACCACCAGTCAGTAATGTATACAACTCTAACAAGACAAAAGgaacaaaaacatatatgtatatatgttgataaaaaaaatatatatatacatatatatgtatatgcacATACTAAGACCGTATgacatgtattattttttttgagaaaacttTATGACATGTATTCCtcgatttttttataaaacagaaaaatttATCAAATCGTCTGCAATACCTATCCAACCTACTACTATTTTagagagaaaaaataatatagaaacagagtttttgttcaaatgtatttttctataatataaaaatgttatatttgcctctataaatagagaaatactatttttcctctatatttgaaaaataatatttctctatttctttctGAACAACAACATTCTTATATTTATTGAGGTCAATTTAGTATTTCtctattataaaaaaacacACCGAAATAAAAATTCCATCTCTATTTTAGATGCAGGTTGGAGATACACTAAAATTTATATGAGTTTTGTTCTAATAtacaataaaatagaaaaaaatactattttcctTCTAAATGTACAcgaattatgtttttttcattaaaatataaaagaaaatagcaGTGCCTACTGTAGAGTAAGGTGACTTTGAAAATAATGTTTCCTATAATAGTATTTAGAGTCAAATATAAAGTTGAGATGGAGATGTCTAACCTTAGAATCTTTCCATACTTGTTTAATCTTGCTGTAAGGCAGCCTGAGATCAACAAGATTCTTGGGGTTGAAGTCAGATGGAAGTTCATCCAACGGGAATTTCAGCCAGTCGAGGTATCGGACCTCTTCCAGAGGTAATGAAAGTCCATCCGGGAAATTTAACTTGCAGTCGCCTTCACATTCCCGAGGACAAGTAGAAGTATAGAACTTAAGGTACCAGAGATTGCACATATTGGCAAAGACCGAAAACTCTAAAGGCATGTCTCTTACTTGAGACATGTCTAGAGAAATGCCTCTCACAGTTTTGGTAccctgaaagaaagaaaaaaacatagacGCATCATTTAGCATACTGCTACAATAATAAAGTTTGAAACTACTTGATGAGTAATTAGCCTCACCATTTTGTCATGTAGCGCAGCGATAATATCTTGGTATTTCCACAGCCTACACTTCTCTACTGTGGATGATAACGAACAAAGTTCGATGGCGAATGTATGAAGTAAATCATGCATCTCTAAGCGTCCGCCAGAGATACTAATTAGAAACTTGTAGGCAAGATTCGTTATCTCACTCGAAACTTCAGAGGATTCATCATGATCTCCAGAATCCAGTAAGCTTCTCGCGTAAAACTCATCCTCTGATTTGAAGAAACACGCAATGTCAAGGAACGCATCCTTCTCCTTTTCACTAAGCTCATCGTAACTTATCTTCAACAGATCTTTAATGCTCTCGTTGGAACATCTTGCCAATGCACCAAACCACGCTTTCCAGAGTGTCTCACCTTTCCCACGAAGTTCCTTGCCCAATTCTCTGAGAGCTTTTGGATTGCCTCTAACGTAATCCACGAACACTCTAGACATTTTCATATAATCTTCCATCTCGGGATTGAAACCCCCTAGGGCAAAGAAGCTGAAGTACATCAACCCATCTCGAGGGTTCAATCTTGGAACCACGTAAGGATTTGGATCTAAGTCGGCGATCAATGCCCTGTCACGGGTTGTAATAACAATCCTGCTTCCTTTCTTGATCCAGCTTCGGTCTCCGAGAAGAGTCTTTATATGTTTTTCGCTACTCACATCGTCTAAAACAACAAAGACTTTGTTCATGAGCAGTTCAGTCTTTAGACAATCAAATGTCGTCTTATGAgttatgtttgtctttttcttcgGAAGTAAATCTTGAAGGAACGTCATCCTCAAATGGCCAGAACCCATCTCCTTACGGATCTTCAGAAAATTCACGCAGCGGATGAACTTGTTTTCATACCTCTTGAACAGCTCCGTTGCGAGAGTGGTTTTGCCAATACCAGGCATCCCAACAATTCCCACAATTCTAGTTTCGTCGCTGTGATCGAAACCAAACTTTTCCTCGACTTGCTTGATCCGATGTTCTATTCCAAAGAGAATAGCCACTTTCTCTTCTCCTTCCAAATTAATTGGAATGGCGGTGAGCTTTTTCATGACCTCGGCCACGACTGTCTTGAGGAAAACGACCTCGTCACTTCGATAACAAGACCAATTCAAATAAGATCATGATTCTAAATACTATTAAAACCGAAAGCACTTTGAACATTATTATACTTCTATTTGGTATGATATTTACcaaatttatattcttatattaaatatacatcCCAACATGTGTTCTACCTAGATTGCATGGAAACTTGGACGAAGATCCGAAACTTTTATGAATCAGTATCAGAATCTCTTGGAAACTCtagaaattcatttttaaaaaaaaataatttgcaaacttgtgattttattttaggaattttctttttaaaaacaaattttataatttgaatctTTATTTTGAGTTAAACTACTTAATAGCTAAGTATTGGATATCTgccatttaaatttttaatatgatttcgATGTTTAACTATTAATTGTTTGATTTTCATATActtaataaaattgttatttatcgatttatatttatattattagataGACCAAACagaagaaaataattgtaaTCACATGTTAATCATTaattacatatatgtatatatgcatCAATTTATAAACGTTTCCAtgctaaatttttaaaaatcatgtttccatgttttgaaatatttcgTTTCCGCTTATCTGTTTACGATTTCATGCGACCTAGTGTTCTACCAACTTAGTATTCAACAattcattaaatatttataaaataaaatagctaaaaatattcatacaaatttaaaaattcttaacgttacaaatatctaaataaaataatataattattatgaaGCAATTATTATAcatgaatattaatttaatttcggtttatatacacaaatataaaatttataaattatatataataatagcattataaaatcttaattaaatAATAGATGTAGTTAAATAGTtaattaactataaaataatatatatacacacaaaaaaatcctggattttacaatttaatttaattataaaatattataaaagtaaatattaaagtCTAGATAAttagttataatttataaattaattttaatttaaagtttagaaattaattttatataaatagatatttacttgataaaaataaaatatttaaatgaaataatatttatattattttatagtgcAACTTGTTATggtaaatattttacaatttttgttttatatgagtTATTTCTTCATTCgtacaatatattaattaaatatgtgaTGGTTTTAACAAACATATTAACTCATTTAcattaaaatccaaaatttgaCATGATAAAAGATGTATTACTCtgtttcaattttaatttgttaaaataaattaaaacaaatgcGAGAAACAACAAATAagcaaattttatattttgagtttttgattattatatagttatatttatatgtactTTTAATTGgcaaattatttgaaatatcATAAGTTAGatatcattttcaaaaatactttaaataaaaaataatataacatctGAGTTAAATTTTACTGATTATTGTTTAGGGTCTAATTTTTAGGATTGGAGTTGggtttataaacctttataaatgattattaaaattttataaatgatttaagaaGATTAGTGTTTTTTCATCATAAATTTAGGATATTTATGGAAATAAGTACTTTTTAAAGCTAAATTTGAAAGCAGTATCAATTTTGTGGTAAAATTAGAATTCTCACTAACCACCCTAATCATAAAATGCAAGAGGCCTAGAGAGCAGATACACTCTCCATTCAACTATACATGCTTTGA includes:
- the LOC130499749 gene encoding disease resistance protein RPS4-like, producing the protein MENFRVLLLDRTSILEVPKILPGINSLLFLRHLSFSGNGVISSLGSDISLMYHLKWLDLKSCEKLRSLSTLPPNLQWLDAHGCISLQTVSSPLAFIIMPTEEIHNTFTFTNCCKLNEAAKNEIASHVRRKCQLVSSDDHRNGNFISTCYPGYEVPAWISHQAYGSVLEPKLPPHWCDNKFLGIYLCAIVSFRDCGDQSSRILAKCTCEFEDLDAPCSRFSVPVENELRTIESDHVFISYISWSNIKKHQEVEFKKGCVPTRAVLRFKVTDGAGEEIPQCEVVKCGFGLVYEPDDEVSNVVTLPAARTGMNGECSQSEVTTLQSGEEAPTVTPKTADSTSENNIFSSGSPNK
- the LOC108825339 gene encoding disease resistance-like protein CSA1, producing MAVQEPLVPRHQVFLNFRGVELRNGFVSYLETALKNAGINVFIDKYEERGEDLTVLFRRIEESKIALVVFSRRYMESEWCLNELAKIKECVDEKKLVAIPIFYKVNPSELEALFNDACETHSNVQTHMEKWKVALECIKLKMGLTLLEQSDEVVFLKTVVAEVMKKLTAIPINLEGEEKVAILFGIEHRIKQVEEKFGFDHSDETRIVGIVGMPGIGKTTLATELFKRYENKFIRCVNFLKIRKEMGSGHLRMTFLQDLLPKKKTNITHKTTFDCLKTELLMNKVFVVLDDVSSEKHIKTLLGDRSWIKKGSRIVITTRDRALIADLDPNPYVVPRLNPRDGLMYFSFFALGGFNPEMEDYMKMSRVFVDYVRGNPKALRELGKELRGKGETLWKAWFGALARCSNESIKDLLKISYDELSEKEKDAFLDIACFFKSEDEFYARSLLDSGDHDESSEVSSEITNLAYKFLISISGGRLEMHDLLHTFAIELCSLSSTVEKCRLWKYQDIIAALHDKMGTKTVRGISLDMSQVRDMPLEFSVFANMCNLWYLKFYTSTCPRECEGDCKLNFPDGLSLPLEEVRYLDWLKFPLDELPSDFNPKNLVDLRLPYSKIKQVWKDSKDTPKLKWVDLNNSRMLQKLSGFSKAQNLLRLNLEDKSDFTENSYPQRLYEAS